Within Actinosynnema pretiosum, the genomic segment CTGACGTGCCCCTCGACCGACTGCACGAGGTGCAGCATCGGCAGCAGCGCGGACCTGGGCACCGGGTAGCGGGCGATGATCGCCCGCGCCCGGTCGGTGGTCCCCTGGTCGAAGACGACCGCGCCGGGGCCCTGCTCGCCCGCGGTCTCGGGTTCCTGAATCTGGGTCATCGGTCACACCCACCCATCACCGGGTCGAGGGAGGCCACCGCGGCGATCACGTCGGCGACCATGCCGCCCTCGCACATCGCGGGCATCGCCTGGAGGTTCACGAAGCTGGGTTCGCGCACGTGCACGCGCATGGGCCTGGTGCCGCCGTCGGAGACGACGTGGAAGCCCAGCTCGCCGCGCGGCGACTCGACGGGCACGTACACCTGCCCGGCGGGCACGTGGAAGCCCTCGGTCACCAGCTTGAAGTGGTGGATGAGGGACTCCATGGACTGGCCCATGATCTTGCGGACGTGCTCCAGCGAGTTGCCCATGCCGTCGCTGCCGATGGTCAGCTGGGCGGGCCAGGCGACCTTCGCGTCGGCGACCATGACCGGGCCGGGCTCGCGCAGCCGCTCGACCGCCTGTCGGACGATCTTGAGCGACTGGTGGATCTCCTCCAGCCGCAGGCGGTAGCGGGCGAAGCAGTCGGCCTCGTTCGCGGTGGGGACCTCGAACTCGTAGTTCTCGTACCCCGAGTACGGCTCGACCTTGCGCAGGTCCCACGGCAGGCCCGCGGAGCGCAGCGGCGGACCGGTGATGCCGAGCGCCAGGCACGCGTCCACGGGCAGGTAGCCGACGCCCGCGAGGCGGTTGCGCCAGATCGGCTGGCCGGTGAGCAGCTTGTCGTAGTCCGGGAGCCGCGAGTCCATCACGTCGAGGAAGGCGAGGACCTTCTCGGCGGTGTCGGCGGGCAGGTC encodes:
- a CDS encoding NADH-quinone oxidoreductase subunit D → MSERLSDVTHGTDTSAEGAPSDDAGATTTTEHHSTTGHATGSASPDAVSPDAASPDAAASRETTEGTVYTVTGGDWDEVLAEAAGDERIVMNLGPQHPSTHGVLRLVLELEGETVTQARSVIGYLHTGIEKNTEYRTWTQGVTFVTRMDYLAPLHSEAAYCLAVEKLLGIEVPQRAQDARVLLMELNRVSSHLVALATGGMELGALTGMTAGFREREEVLHLLEHLTGLRMNHAFIRPGGLAQDLPADTAEKVLAFLDVMDSRLPDYDKLLTGQPIWRNRLAGVGYLPVDACLALGITGPPLRSAGLPWDLRKVEPYSGYENYEFEVPTANEADCFARYRLRLEEIHQSLKIVRQAVERLREPGPVMVADAKVAWPAQLTIGSDGMGNSLEHVRKIMGQSMESLIHHFKLVTEGFHVPAGQVYVPVESPRGELGFHVVSDGGTRPMRVHVREPSFVNLQAMPAMCEGGMVADVIAAVASLDPVMGGCDR